The DNA window TCGGGGAGCCGGTGCAGGCGATGGCGGCGGGCACGGTGGTCCGCGCCGCCGACCGGCAACGGGACCACCGCAGCCGGGACACCTGGCCCACGCTGATCTGGATGATGACCGTCGAGGCGTTCGCGCGGGAGCTGGCCGGGGCGTCCCGGATCCTCGGGAACCACGTCATCGTGGACCAGGGGGACGGGGCGTTCGCCGTCTACGCCCATCTGCGCCGCGGGTCGGCACGGGTGCGCGCCGGTGAGCGGGTGGAGGCCGGTCAGCAGCTGGCGGAGGTGGGGAACACCGGCAACACGTCAGAGCCGCATCTGCACGTGCAGGTGATGGACCGGGCCGAGCCGACGGCGGCCGCGGGGATTCCGATGCGGTGGACCGGGGTGATCGCCGGGGAGGTGGATCCGCGGTGGTCGACCGGGGAGCCCAAGCCGAGCGGGATGGCCGGGTTTCCCCGGAACGGGCAGGTGTTCGAGGCGAGCGCCGACTGATGTCACCGGGCGGCGTCAGAGCGTGACAGGGCTGAGGCTCTCCGAGCGTCACGCCCTGACGTTCTCAGAGCGTCACGGCGACGGAGAACAGCGCTCCGGCCAGCAGCACCGCCCCGGTCGCCACGCCGATCACCGCGCTCACCGGCAGCGACCGGGACCGGGCCACCGGAACCGCAACCAGCGACGCCAGGGTGATCAGCGCGGCGGTGACGTGAACCGCCGGGTAGTGGATGATCACGGCGACCGGGAACAGGTGCACGCCGACCACGAACGCGATCCAGACCGGGATCAGCTCGCGGCGCCGCAGCACCGCCAGGATCACGGCGCCCACACCGGCGGCCGCGAACTCGATGCCGACCACGATGCCGAACGTCCGGCTCGTCGCGTCGTCGAACACCGTGCCCGCGGACGCGTGCCGCCACGCCAGCAGCCCACCCGCGACCGCGGTCAGCAGGGACACGACCGTCGCGGCGATCAGCGGTTTGCGCCACGACGGCGGCGGCGCCTCCTGCGCCCAGCCGAACCAGCTGGAGGCGAAGAACCCGAACACCGCCGCGGTGACCGCGGCGTCGCGTAGATGGTCCGCAAGCATGTCATCCCCCGGTGATCGTCCACGGTGGACGATAGCAGCGCGGGGAGGCCGCCCGGTTGAGCCGTCCCGGAGCGATCCGGTCGCCGCGATGGTGGTCACCGCCGTGAGCCGTCGCCGGCGCCGGCGCCGGCTATGGGACCTTGATCACCGGTCCGGGCTACGGCCGGGTGGCGCGAGCCGCAGGTCAGGCCGGTTATCCGGGCTTGATCACATGTGCGGGCTACGGCTGGGACGGCATTTTCCAAGATCGGCGTGAGGCGGGGGCGCGAGGCGGGGCGAGGCGCGGGCGCGGGCGCGAGGCGCGAGACGGACGGGGAATGACCGGCAGGGAAGGAACGGCGGGGCGGCATGAGAGGCTTCCGGGCGTGACGTCACCGGAATCCCCGCCCGCCGTGCCCGCCCGCCGCGGGCGTGGGCGGCCCGGGCACGACCAGGCGACGGTGCTGCGGACGGCGGTGGGGCTGTTCAACCGCCGGGGGTACGACGCGACGAGCATCGGTGATCTCGCCGCGGAGCTGGGTGTCACGAAGTCGGCGATCTATCACCACGTCGCCGGCAAGGAGGATCTGCTCCGGCTGGCGCTGGACGACGCCCTGGACGAGCTGACCGCGGTGGTGTCGGCGGCGGTCAGCGACGAGCGCGCGAGCGCGTACGACCGGCTGCGCGGCGTCGTGCGGCGGTCGGTGGAGGTGCTCGCCGCGCACCAGCCGGCGGTGACGCTGCTGCTGCGGGTGCGCGGGAACACGCCGGTCGAGGTGGAGGCGCTGAAGCGGCGCCGCTGGCTGGACGACCAGCTGGCCGCCCTGGTGCGCGCGGCGATCGCCGAGGGCGCGCTGCGCGAGGACGTCGCGCCGGACCTGGTGAGCCGCCTGCTGTTCGGCATGGTGAACTCGCTGGTCGAGTGGTACCGGCCGGAGGGCACGCACGACACGGCCACGATCGCGGACGCCATCGCGTCGATAGCCTTTGACGGCCTCGCGCCGCGGTGAAGCCGCCGAGATGAAGCCGCCGCGGTGAAGCCCTCGCGGTGAAGCCGCCGAGATGAAACCGGGGAGGTGAAACCGCGGAGGTGAAACCGGGGAGGTGAAACCGGGGAGGTGAAACCGGGGAGCCGAGAGCCGGCCCCCGATTCCCGGTGATCAGACGCCGGCCACCGCGTGGATCTCGCCCGAGCACCCCGACCCGGTGACGCTGGCGGACGCCGGAACCGGCACCGCCAGGGCGAGGACGATCGCGGACATGACGCACAGAGCTTTTCGCATTTTTCCCCCGTTGTCGCGAAACGAGCGCTCCGAGGAGTCTAAAACGCCGATCAGCCGTCAGGCGTCGTAATCGACGGTCACCACATCGCTGACCGGAAAACTCTGACATGTCAGTACGAATCCCGCCGCCACCTCGGACTCCTCCAGCGCGTAGTTACGGCGCATGTCCACCTCACCCTCGCGCACCAGCGCCCGGCACGTCCCGCACACGCCACCCTTGCAGGCGAACGGCAGGTCGGCCCGGCTGGCCTGCGCGCCGTCCAGGATCGTGGTGCTCTGCGCGACGGTCGCGGTCGCCTTGCGCCCGTCCAGGATCGTGGTGAGCGCGGTGACCGCCCCGGTCATCTCGGCGGCGGCCCGGCGGGGCTGCGGCGGCGGCTCATCGACGTAGAACAGTTCCACGTGCACGCGGGAGACGCCCATCGAGGCGAGCACCGCACGTGCGTCCTCGATCATCTTCAGCGGGCCGCAGAGCCACACGTGATCGAACGTCTCCACCGGGATCACGTCGGTCAGCAACCGCCGCAACCGTTCCGCGTCGAGCCTTCCGGAGAACAGCTCGACGTCCCGGGGCTCGCGGGACAGCACGTGGGTGACCTGCAGCCGCGGACCGTACCGGTTCTTCAGATCGCCGAGCTCCTCGGCGAACATCACGGTGTTGCTGGCCCGGTTGCCGTAGAGCAGCGACACCTGCGCGTCCGGGTGGGTCAGCACGGTCGCGGCGATCGACAGCAGCGGCGTGATGCCGGATCCGGCGGCGATCAGCAGGTGCCGTTCGCCGCCTTCCGGGTCGGCGTCCCACGCGCCGGTCGGCGTCTGCACCTCGATGGCGGTTCCCGGGGTGACGTCGTGGACCAGCCAGCTCGAGAAGACGCCGTCCGGGATCTCCCGCACGCCGATCCGGGGGGCGGCGCCGACCGGCGCGCAGATCGAGTAGGACCGGCGTTCCTCCCGGCCGTCGATCGTCCGGCGCAGGGTGAGCGACTGCCCGGCCCGGAACGCGTAGGCGTCGCTCAGCTCGCCGGGCACCGCGAACGTCACCGCTACCGCGTCGTCGCAGAGTCGCTCGACCGCCGCGACCCGCAGCGTGTGGAAGGCGGACCGGGTCACTAGATCTCCTTGACGTGGTCGAACGGTTCCAGGCAGTCCCCGCATCGATAGAGCGCCTTGCAGGCGGTCGATCCGAATTCAGAGACCGATCGGGTACGGCCTGAGCCGCACCGCGGACACCGCACCTCGCGACGCGGCGGCCCGAGCGTGAGCGGCACCGGCCCGGGCGTGGAAAGGCGTGCCGCAGGACCGGGCGGGGACAGTCCCGCCGCACGCAGCGCCGCCCGCCCGGACTCGGTGATCCAGTCGCTGGACCAGGCCGGCTCCAGAACCACCCGCACCTCGACCCGCCCGAACCCGGCGTCGGTGAGCCGGTGCACCAGGTCGTCGCGCATGGTCGCCATGGCGGGGCAGCCCGAGTACGTCGGGGTGATCGACGCGACCACCACGTCACCATCGACCCGCACGTCGCGCAGCACCCCGAGGTCGGCGAGGGTCAGCATCGGCATCTCCGGGTCGCGCACCTCGGCGGCGACGGCGGCAGCCCGCTCCCGGACGCTCACCATCGGCCCATCGGGTGCGCGCGGGCGACCACCTGCATCTCGGCGAGCATCCGGCTGAGCGCCTCGGTGTGCAGGCCGTCGCGCCCGGTGCGCCCGCGCAGGCCGGGCGTCTCGGGGCGGGGCACGCCGGCGACCGCGAACACCTGGTCCAGGACGACGTCGGCCTCGGCGCGGACGGCGGCCGGGTCGACGCCGGCGCCCCGTGCGGCCAGCGACTGCTCGACCGGGTGCGGCGTGAACAGCTCGTCGTGCAGCGGCCAGAGCCGGTCGAGCGCGGCGAGCAGCCGCCGGCGGGACTCGTCGGTGCCCTGCGCGCAGGTGACGAACCAGCGGCCGGCCCAGTCCCGGTGGTAGGTGAGTTCCTTGACCCCCTTGGCGGCGACCGCGGCGAGCACCGCGTCGGCGCTGTCGCACAGCCGCGACAGGATCGCCAGCCGGGCGTTGGCGAACAGCAGCAGCCGCACCACGACGTGCGCGAAGTCGCCGTTGGGGACCTCGGCCATCCGGACGTTGCGGAACTGCTGCGCCTCGCGGAAGAACGCCAGCGCGTCCTCCGCCGGGACCGGCGAGCCCTCCGGCAGCGGTGGCACGCACGCCGGGTCGGCGGCCGCCGCCCGGGCCAGCAGCAGCCGGGCCTGGCCGAGCAGGTCGAGGGCCATGTTCGCCAGGGCGATGTCCTCCTCGAGCTCGGGCCCGCGGCTGCACCACTCGGCGAGTCGCTGGGACAGCACGAGCGTGTCGTCGCCGAGCATCAGGCAGTAGGTGGCGAGCTCGGTGGCGTCGATGCCGGCCGGGACGCTGGTGTCGACGCCGGCGAGGGGATCCTCGAAGTCGGTGCCGAACGCCCACTGCGACGAGTCGCCGCCGAGCAGGCCGTCGTAGACGCTGTCGTTCATCGCGGGCTCTCTCACATGTGGGGGACGTCGGCGGGGATCTCGTAGAACGTGGGGTGGCGGTAGACCTTGTCGCCGTTCGGGGCGAAGAGCGGGTCCTTCTCGTCCGGGCTGGACGCGGTGATCGCGTCGGCGCGGACCACCCAGATGCTCACGCCCTCGTTGCGCCGGGTGTAGACGTCCCGGGCGTGCCGCAGGGCGAACGCGTCGTCGGGCGCGTGCAGCGAGCCGACGTGCACGTGGTTGAGGCCGCGCTTGCCCCGGACGAACACCTCGTAGAGCGGCCAGTCCCGCCGGTCCGTGGTCATCGGGCAGCCTCCTCGGTGTCACCGGCGGCGGTCCGCGCGGCGAACGCGGTGGCCGCCTCCCGTACCCATGCGCCGTTGTCGTGGGCGGCCCGGCGGTGGGCCATGCGCTCGGCGTTGCAGGGGCCGTTGCCGCGGATCACCGCGGTCAGCTCGTCCCAGTCGGGTTCGCCGAAGTCGTAGTGGCCGCGCTCGTCGTTCCAGCGCAGCGCCGGGTCGGGCAGGGTCACGCCGAGCGCCTCGGCCTGCGGCACCGTCATGTCGACGAACTTCTGCCGCAGCTCGTCGTTGGAGTTGCGCTTCACGCCCCAGGCCATCGACTGCTCGCTGTTGGGCGACTTGTCGTCGGGCGGGCCGAACATCATCAGCGACGGCCACCAGAACCTGTCGACGGACTCCTGCACCATCGCGCGCTGCTCGCCGGTGCCGCTCATCATGGTCATCAGCAGTTCGTAGCCCTGCCGCTGGTGGAAGGACTCCTCCTTGCAGATCCGGATCATGGCTCGGCCGTACGGGCCGTAGGAGGTCCGGCAGAGCGGCACCTGGTTGCAGATCGCGGCGCCGTCGACGAGCCAGCCGATCGTGCCGACGTCGGCGTAGGAGAGCGTCGGATAGTTGAAGATCGAGGAGTACTTCTGCTTCCCGGCGAGCAGCAGGTCGACCAGCTCGGCCCGGGAGACGCCCAGGGTCTCGGCGGCGGAGTAGAGGTAGAGCCCGTGACCGGCCTCGTCCTGCACCTTCGCGAGCAGGATCGCCTTGCGGCGCAGCGACGGCGCCCGGCTGATCCAGTTGCCCTCCGGCTGCATGCCGATGATCTCGGAGTGCGCGTGCTGGGCGATCTGCCGGATCAGCGTCTTGCGGTACGCCTCCGGCATCCAGTCACGCGGTTCTATCCGGTCGTGGCGCGCGATCGTGGCATCGAAGGCCGCCTGCAAGGGCGTTGTCGTCATGGCGTCTCCGGATTTACTTAACGATCGGTCTGTAATACCGTGACACGGACTCCCCTTCCCACGCAACCGCCCAGTTAAGGAGTAGCCGTGCTGGAGAGCTACGCCGCCGGACGCTGGTTCCGCGCCGCCGACGAGGGCGAACCCCTGCGGGACGCCACCACCGGTGAGGAGGTCGCGCGGATCTCGAGCCGCGGCCTGGATGTCACTGCGATGGTCCAGCACGCCCGGCAGACCGGCGGCCCCGCGCTGCGGGCGCTCACCTTCCACGAGCGGGCGGCCGCCCTGAAGGCGGTGGCCAAGCTGCTGATGGCCGGCAAGGACGAGTTCTACGCGCTCTCCGTGCGGACCGGCGCCACCACCCGGGACACCGCGGTGGACGTCGACGGCGGCATCGGCACGCTGTTCAGCTTCGCCGGCAAGGGCACCCGCGAGCTGCCCAACGACACGATCGTCCTGGACGGCGCGGTGGAGCGTCTCGGCAAGGGCGGCACCTTCGTCGGGCAGCACATCTACACGTCACGGCCGGGTGTGGCCGTGCAGATCAACGCCTTCAACTTCCCGGTCTGGGGGATGCTGGAGAAACTCGCGCCGGCGTTCCTGGCCGGTCTGCCGACGATCGTGAAACCGGCCAGCCAGACCGCCTATCTGACCGAGCTGGTGGTCCGCCGGATCATCGAGTCCGGGCTGCTGCCGGAGGGCAGCCTGCAGCTGATCGCGGGCAGCGCCGGGAGCCTGCTCGACGAGCTGGACCTGCAGGACTCGGTGGCCTTCACCGGTTCCGCGCACACCGCCGGCATCCTGCGCCGCCACCCGAACGTGATCGACGGCGGCGTGCGGCTCGGCGTCGAGGCGGACTCGCTGAACTGCTCGATCCTCGGCCCCGACGTGCGCGCCGACGACCCGGAGTTCGACCTGTTCATCAAGGGCGTGGTCACCGAGATGACGGTCAAGGCCGGTCAGAAGTGCACCGCGATCCGCCGCGTCATCGTGCCGTCGCAGATCGCCGGCCAGGTCGAGGACGCGCTCGCCGCCCGCCTCGCGAAGATCACCGTGGGCGATCCGCGCGACCCGGAGGTCCGGATGGGCCCCCTCGCCAGCGTCGGCCAGCGCGACGAGGTGGTCAAGGCCGTCGAAGCGCTACGGGCCGGCTCCGAGATCGTCATAGGCTCCCTCGAGGAGCGCGGCGCCTTCGTCAACCCGCTCGTGCTGCGAGCCGCTCCGGGCGCCGTCGAGCCGCACAACGTCGAGCCGTTCGGGCCGGTCAGCACCGTGCTGACCTACGACGGGCTGAACGAGGCGGTCACCCTGGCCGCCCGCGGCAGGGGCAGCCTGGTCGCCTCGGTCGCCACCCACGACCCGGAGGTCGCCCGCACGGTCGTCCTCGGTCTCGCCCCCTGGCACGGCCGGGTCCTGGTGCTCGACCGCGACGACGCGAAGGAGTCCACCGGCCACGGCTCCCCGCTGCCCATGCTGGTCCACGGCGGTCCGGGCCGGGCCGGCGGCGGCGAGGAGCTCGGTGGCATCCGCGCGGTCCTGCACCACCTGCAGCGCACCGCGATCCAGGCCTCCCCCGATCTGCTCACCGCGGTCACCGGGCAGTGGACGACCGGCGCCCAGCAGCGCGCCGAGGACGTCCACCCGTTCCGCAAGAGCCTCGCCGACCTGCGGATCGGCGACACCATCCGGTCGGGGACACGCGTCGTCAGCCTCGCCGACATCGACCACTTCGCCGAGTTCACCGGCGACACCTTCTACGCGCACACCGACCCCGAGGCGGCGGCCCGCAACCCGCTGTTCGGGGGCATCGTGGCCCACGGATACCTGGTCGTGTCGCTGGCCGCCGGCCTCTTCGTCGAGCCGTCACCGGGCCCGGTCCTCGCCAACTACGGCGTCGACAACCTGCGTTTCCTCACGCCGGTGAAGGCCGGCGACGCGATCGCGGTGACGCTGACCGTCAAGCAGATCAAGCCGCGTAACAGCGCCGATTACGGCGAGGTCCGCTGGGACGCGGTGGTGACCAACCAGAACGGCGAGGCGGTCGCCACCTACGACGTGCTCACCCTGGTCGCCAAGACCTGGGAGTCCTGATCCGCCGACCGGCCTGATTGACTGGCCGGATGTCGATCCAGGAACTTGAGTCCATCGCGGCGGCGCTCGGCAGCCGGGTGGTGGGCACCTCGACGCTGGCCGGCGGGTTCTCGCACGAGACGCTGCTGGTCACGCTCACCGACCGGCGGGTGGTGGTGGTGCGCTTCGGCGGCACGGATCCGGCGGTCGAGGCCGGGGTGATGGCCGCCGCGCGCGAGCACGTGCCGGTCCCGGACGTCCTGCTCGTCACGCCGTCGGCCACGGTGATCGGGTTCGTGGAGGGCGTCGTGCTGAGCGACGTCCTGGCGGGCGAGCTGAGCGCGCGGGAGGCGGCGAGCCTGGGCGCCGAGGTGGGCCGGACCGTCGCCCGGATCGGACGCGTCGGCTTCGACCGGCGCGGGTTCTTCACCGGCCCGGACCTGACCGTGGCCGGGGAGCGGCCCTGGTCGCGGCAGCTCGCCGAGGTGGCCGAGCACTGCATGAGCGCGGCACCCGCCGGGCGGCTCGACGCCGCGACCCGGCGCGCCTGGGCGGACCTGTGCGCCGCGCACGCCCCGGCGCTGACAGAGATCGACGGACATGCCCGGCTGGTGCACTCCGACATCAATCCGAAAAACATTCTGGTGGCGCGGCTTGACAATGGCTGGGAAGTGCGTTCTCTGCTCGACTGGGAGTTCAGTTATTCCGGCAGTCCGTATGCCGATGCCGCGAACATGGCGCGGTTCGGCGCGGAATATCCGGACGGATTCCTGGACGGGTTCCGGCAGGGCTTCGCCGAGGACCCGCCGCTGCCGATCGTCCCGAACTGGGCGTATCTGGGCGAGGTCCTGGACATGTTCGCGCTCAGCGACCTGGTCACCCGCCCGCAGGGGCACCTCGTCGCCGAACAGGCGGCCGCACGCATCCGGGAACTCGTGGGACACGGTTCCGGCCGTACCGTCAAGAATGAATGAGAAATTGGAGAGAGGTCTCTTCCATTGGCATTTCCCGCGCTGAAGGTTCTAGCCTTCCCGGATGCTCAGGGAATACGACACGTCCGCCATCGCCGAGGAGCAGGAATTCCTCGATCGGGCCACTGACCGGCGCGACCGGCTCGCCGGACGTCTGCTGGCGGAACTGGCGGAGGAGGCCGGCGACGCGGTGGAGCGGGCCCGGCAGCGGATGCTGCGCGCGCAGCACGAGGAGCTGCGGCGGGCGAGCGAAGGACTGGTCTTCGGCCGGATCGACGCCACCGACGGCACGGTGCGGCACATCGGCCGGGTCGGGCTGCGGGCCGAGGAGGAGGGCGCGGAGCCGGTGCTGCTGGACTGGCGTGCCGCGGCCGCCCGGCCGTTCTACACCGCGACCCCCGTCGACCCGCAGGGGCAGGCCCGGCGCCGGCACATCCGCACCACCGGGTCGGTCGTCCTCGGTGTCGACGACGAGCCGCTGGACGGCGCCGCGGGCTCCGGCCTGGTCGGCGAGGGCGCCCTGCTCGCCGCGCTCGGCCAGCGGCGCACCGGCCGGATGTCCACGGCGATCGCCACGCTGCAGCGCGAACAGGACGACATCATCCGGGCCGGGGCGAGCGGCCCGCTGATCGTGCAGGGCGGTCCGGGCACCGGCAAGACCGTGGTGGCGCTGCACCGGGTCGCCTACCTGCTCTTCACCCACCAGCAGATGGCCGACCAGGCGGTTCTGGTGCTCGGTCCGTCCGGCCGGTTCCTCGACTACATCGCGCAGGTGCTGCCCGCGCTCGGCGAGACCGCGGTGGTGTCGGCGACCTGCGACACGCTGCTGCCCGGCGTCCTCGTGGAGCGTCCCGAGAGCCGGCGGCTCGCCGAGATCAAGGGGCGGGCGGTGTGGCAGCAGGCCCTCGAACGGTACGTCGCCGCGCTGCTCCCCCGCCCCCGTGACCTGCGACTGCGCTGGGAGGGCGAGTTCACCGTCATCCCGGAGCCGGCAGTCGCGCAGGCGCTCACCTCGGCGGTGCAGGGCCGGCCGTACCATCGGGCTCGTTCGGTCTTCGCCGACCAGCTGCATCGCCTGCTCGCCGAGGCGATCGCGGAGCAGCGCGAGGCGCTGCTGGAGGAGATGGAGCAGGGGTACGAGGACATCCTCGCCCGCTTCGACCGGAGCAACGGCGTCGA is part of the Actinoplanes missouriensis 431 genome and encodes:
- a CDS encoding HelD family protein, translated to MLREYDTSAIAEEQEFLDRATDRRDRLAGRLLAELAEEAGDAVERARQRMLRAQHEELRRASEGLVFGRIDATDGTVRHIGRVGLRAEEEGAEPVLLDWRAAAARPFYTATPVDPQGQARRRHIRTTGSVVLGVDDEPLDGAAGSGLVGEGALLAALGQRRTGRMSTAIATLQREQDDIIRAGASGPLIVQGGPGTGKTVVALHRVAYLLFTHQQMADQAVLVLGPSGRFLDYIAQVLPALGETAVVSATCDTLLPGVLVERPESRRLAEIKGRAVWQQALERYVAALLPRPRDLRLRWEGEFTVIPEPAVAQALTSAVQGRPYHRARSVFADQLHRLLAEAIAEQREALLEEMEQGYEDILARFDRSNGVDGSGAVDGQLSEEDIEELADRIAADPAIGRFVEAFWPTREPGRLLRDLLCDPALLAAFVPSLSPDEIAAVAAEPGGWSSGDIALLDAAADLLGDHADAPDRGRAAAPGGELVADRARRQRDWVYGHVVIDEAQELSEMQWQMVLRRCPSRSVTAVGDIDQAEAAHRHTSWAQAVRAAFGDRWTAAELTICYRTPREVMDLTGPVLAKAGSGNAPPRAVRASGIEPWQLTVTPGELAGAAQRAVRELRDRWAGGTVGVVAPAARADGLREVLAGVPVLTAAQAKGLEWDATLLVDPDGIAAEPRGWNGLYVALTRCTQELGQVILT
- a CDS encoding phosphotransferase family protein: MSIQELESIAAALGSRVVGTSTLAGGFSHETLLVTLTDRRVVVVRFGGTDPAVEAGVMAAAREHVPVPDVLLVTPSATVIGFVEGVVLSDVLAGELSAREAASLGAEVGRTVARIGRVGFDRRGFFTGPDLTVAGERPWSRQLAEVAEHCMSAAPAGRLDAATRRAWADLCAAHAPALTEIDGHARLVHSDINPKNILVARLDNGWEVRSLLDWEFSYSGSPYADAANMARFGAEYPDGFLDGFRQGFAEDPPLPIVPNWAYLGEVLDMFALSDLVTRPQGHLVAEQAAARIRELVGHGSGRTVKNE
- the paaZ gene encoding phenylacetic acid degradation bifunctional protein PaaZ; the protein is MLESYAAGRWFRAADEGEPLRDATTGEEVARISSRGLDVTAMVQHARQTGGPALRALTFHERAAALKAVAKLLMAGKDEFYALSVRTGATTRDTAVDVDGGIGTLFSFAGKGTRELPNDTIVLDGAVERLGKGGTFVGQHIYTSRPGVAVQINAFNFPVWGMLEKLAPAFLAGLPTIVKPASQTAYLTELVVRRIIESGLLPEGSLQLIAGSAGSLLDELDLQDSVAFTGSAHTAGILRRHPNVIDGGVRLGVEADSLNCSILGPDVRADDPEFDLFIKGVVTEMTVKAGQKCTAIRRVIVPSQIAGQVEDALAARLAKITVGDPRDPEVRMGPLASVGQRDEVVKAVEALRAGSEIVIGSLEERGAFVNPLVLRAAPGAVEPHNVEPFGPVSTVLTYDGLNEAVTLAARGRGSLVASVATHDPEVARTVVLGLAPWHGRVLVLDRDDAKESTGHGSPLPMLVHGGPGRAGGGEELGGIRAVLHHLQRTAIQASPDLLTAVTGQWTTGAQQRAEDVHPFRKSLADLRIGDTIRSGTRVVSLADIDHFAEFTGDTFYAHTDPEAAARNPLFGGIVAHGYLVVSLAAGLFVEPSPGPVLANYGVDNLRFLTPVKAGDAIAVTLTVKQIKPRNSADYGEVRWDAVVTNQNGEAVATYDVLTLVAKTWES
- the paaA gene encoding 1,2-phenylacetyl-CoA epoxidase subunit PaaA; this encodes MTTTPLQAAFDATIARHDRIEPRDWMPEAYRKTLIRQIAQHAHSEIIGMQPEGNWISRAPSLRRKAILLAKVQDEAGHGLYLYSAAETLGVSRAELVDLLLAGKQKYSSIFNYPTLSYADVGTIGWLVDGAAICNQVPLCRTSYGPYGRAMIRICKEESFHQRQGYELLMTMMSGTGEQRAMVQESVDRFWWPSLMMFGPPDDKSPNSEQSMAWGVKRNSNDELRQKFVDMTVPQAEALGVTLPDPALRWNDERGHYDFGEPDWDELTAVIRGNGPCNAERMAHRRAAHDNGAWVREAATAFAARTAAGDTEEAAR
- the paaC gene encoding 1,2-phenylacetyl-CoA epoxidase subunit PaaC, with amino-acid sequence MLGDDTLVLSQRLAEWCSRGPELEEDIALANMALDLLGQARLLLARAAAADPACVPPLPEGSPVPAEDALAFFREAQQFRNVRMAEVPNGDFAHVVVRLLLFANARLAILSRLCDSADAVLAAVAAKGVKELTYHRDWAGRWFVTCAQGTDESRRRLLAALDRLWPLHDELFTPHPVEQSLAARGAGVDPAAVRAEADVVLDQVFAVAGVPRPETPGLRGRTGRDGLHTEALSRMLAEMQVVARAHPMGRW
- the paaE gene encoding 1,2-phenylacetyl-CoA epoxidase subunit PaaE — its product is MTRSAFHTLRVAAVERLCDDAVAVTFAVPGELSDAYAFRAGQSLTLRRTIDGREERRSYSICAPVGAAPRIGVREIPDGVFSSWLVHDVTPGTAIEVQTPTGAWDADPEGGERHLLIAAGSGITPLLSIAATVLTHPDAQVSLLYGNRASNTVMFAEELGDLKNRYGPRLQVTHVLSREPRDVELFSGRLDAERLRRLLTDVIPVETFDHVWLCGPLKMIEDARAVLASMGVSRVHVELFYVDEPPPQPRRAAAEMTGAVTALTTILDGRKATATVAQSTTILDGAQASRADLPFACKGGVCGTCRALVREGEVDMRRNYALEESEVAAGFVLTCQSFPVSDVVTVDYDA
- the paaB gene encoding 1,2-phenylacetyl-CoA epoxidase subunit PaaB; this translates as MTTDRRDWPLYEVFVRGKRGLNHVHVGSLHAPDDAFALRHARDVYTRRNEGVSIWVVRADAITASSPDEKDPLFAPNGDKVYRHPTFYEIPADVPHM
- a CDS encoding TetR/AcrR family transcriptional regulator; its protein translation is MTSPESPPAVPARRGRGRPGHDQATVLRTAVGLFNRRGYDATSIGDLAAELGVTKSAIYHHVAGKEDLLRLALDDALDELTAVVSAAVSDERASAYDRLRGVVRRSVEVLAAHQPAVTLLLRVRGNTPVEVEALKRRRWLDDQLAALVRAAIAEGALREDVAPDLVSRLLFGMVNSLVEWYRPEGTHDTATIADAIASIAFDGLAPR
- the paaD gene encoding 1,2-phenylacetyl-CoA epoxidase subunit PaaD; its protein translation is MVSVRERAAAVAAEVRDPEMPMLTLADLGVLRDVRVDGDVVVASITPTYSGCPAMATMRDDLVHRLTDAGFGRVEVRVVLEPAWSSDWITESGRAALRAAGLSPPGPAARLSTPGPVPLTLGPPRREVRCPRCGSGRTRSVSEFGSTACKALYRCGDCLEPFDHVKEI
- a CDS encoding M23 family metallopeptidase; translated protein: MKRAIARWQTWWLRLFVLLVLALLVVPIPKPFDIAMMAAAFGLFLIRPPQSTRPAVELAPPIRGHWVALNSPGNAVPSHGVKAYGQMYAVDLLQPSADAATSIGWSIRTRAPETYPCFGEPVQAMAAGTVVRAADRQRDHRSRDTWPTLIWMMTVEAFARELAGASRILGNHVIVDQGDGAFAVYAHLRRGSARVRAGERVEAGQQLAEVGNTGNTSEPHLHVQVMDRAEPTAAAGIPMRWTGVIAGEVDPRWSTGEPKPSGMAGFPRNGQVFEASAD